A genomic region of Christiangramia sp. OXR-203 contains the following coding sequences:
- a CDS encoding YncE family protein: MNFKHYFSLLALIFLLNSCSDDEDCCVIPPGEDKEAFEEGIFVLNEGNFGSGNSTVSFIDEETGEVQSQIFNSVNGTSLGDTAQSIYLSEELAFVILNVSNTIEIVNRNTFETVGQISENLQNPRFATVSGNSLYVSNWGDATNPDDDYVAVFNLSDYSFDSSIEVAEGPEKILANNGSIYTAHKGGYNFNNIISVINTSTNEVSTEIVVGDVPTSMIVDGSNLIVLSAGKPSYADVETAGSISVVDMNVNAVLNSAEFPTSSIHPGNLVQSDDRFYFTVGKAVYEYLSGGDLPSGPKFRLEDVESLYGFNARNGMLYAASANASFTGNGQVFVYDASNGSLLNSYEVGINPNGVYFN, translated from the coding sequence ATGAATTTTAAACACTATTTCAGCCTGCTGGCACTAATTTTTTTACTGAACTCCTGTAGCGACGATGAGGATTGTTGTGTAATTCCTCCAGGTGAGGATAAAGAAGCATTTGAAGAAGGCATTTTTGTATTGAACGAAGGTAACTTTGGTTCTGGAAATTCTACTGTATCCTTTATAGATGAAGAGACCGGAGAAGTTCAGTCTCAAATATTCAATTCAGTGAACGGAACTTCATTAGGGGATACCGCGCAAAGTATTTACCTTTCTGAAGAGCTGGCATTCGTAATTTTAAATGTATCCAATACAATTGAGATCGTAAATCGAAATACTTTCGAAACTGTTGGGCAGATTTCAGAAAACTTACAAAATCCACGATTTGCGACGGTTTCAGGAAATTCTCTATACGTTAGTAATTGGGGAGATGCTACCAATCCAGATGATGATTATGTTGCTGTTTTTAATTTATCTGACTATTCTTTTGATTCTTCGATTGAGGTTGCTGAAGGACCGGAGAAAATACTAGCTAATAATGGTTCGATCTATACTGCGCATAAAGGCGGATATAATTTCAATAATATCATTTCGGTGATCAATACCTCTACAAATGAGGTGTCTACTGAAATTGTAGTAGGAGACGTTCCAACTTCAATGATTGTTGATGGTTCGAACTTAATTGTATTATCTGCAGGGAAACCATCCTATGCAGATGTAGAGACTGCGGGAAGTATTAGTGTAGTCGATATGAATGTGAATGCTGTATTGAATTCTGCAGAATTCCCTACATCGAGCATTCATCCGGGTAACCTTGTACAAAGTGATGACAGGTTTTATTTTACTGTAGGTAAGGCTGTTTACGAATACTTAAGTGGAGGAGACCTTCCTTCCGGACCAAAGTTCAGACTGGAAGATGTGGAGTCTTTATATGGTTTTAATGCCAGAAACGGGATGTTATATGCTGCTTCAGCGAATGCGAGTTTCACTGGTAACGGGCAGGTTTTTGTTTATGATGCTTCTAATGGCAGTCTTCTCAACTCTTACGAAGTTGGAATTAACCCTAACGGAGTCTATTTTAATTAA
- a CDS encoding TonB-dependent receptor plug domain-containing protein: MNRTNYIFFILIGICCISARAQTDSIRWLQEVELSDSKLKSNSSGQHLHSIADSIVQYSDPALTNVLKFNSPFFFRENGFGMVSSASVRGTGASQTAVVWNGININSQFTGQTDFNTINSKAFDDISLRPGGGSVLYGSGAIGGTIHLNNSLRFKNTSSVFVYAGAGSFDTYQASANAQVSSDKTALNISLSGIRSENDYDYPVDNFKNENGDYDNIALNASIGHWLAEDHLLKLYSNLYQGNRGFSGTVFIDSNSKYEDRNFRNLLEYKAFFGKFTSSLKFALLKEEFKYYENRNSLDHSFGSAETGIIKYDLKYEIFEDAFLNLIADYTEIDAEGSGIVDQKRETSGVALLYNQSLRDFQYDISLRIEETSDFESPILFSVGSKYQLTENYLLRFNFSKNYRIPTLNDLFWLQGGNEDLKPENSVQSEIGVDFRKKKLELNATVFYIDLENLIRWIPNETGVWQPVNTESAYNYGLELFATWQKDFKSSNLKLTGNYAYTRSIDRSNGNQLIYTPYHKATAQASYTFSNWNLFTRGLYNGKIFTSADNNYELDSYIIADLGISRQLRTKPAIRIGADVNNLFNKDYQSLPGRYMPGRSFKTFLTIKF, encoded by the coding sequence ATGAACAGAACTAACTACATTTTTTTTATACTTATTGGCATTTGCTGTATTTCAGCTCGTGCTCAAACTGATTCCATTCGCTGGTTACAGGAGGTAGAGCTCAGCGACAGCAAACTTAAGAGTAACTCTTCAGGTCAGCATTTGCATTCGATCGCCGATTCTATCGTGCAGTACAGTGATCCAGCTTTGACCAACGTTCTTAAATTTAATTCTCCTTTTTTCTTTAGAGAAAATGGTTTTGGGATGGTTTCTTCGGCATCTGTGAGAGGCACCGGTGCTTCCCAAACTGCTGTGGTATGGAATGGGATCAATATAAACTCTCAGTTCACCGGGCAAACCGACTTTAATACTATCAATTCCAAAGCTTTTGATGATATAAGTCTAAGGCCAGGCGGTGGTAGTGTTCTATACGGAAGTGGTGCAATTGGAGGTACCATTCATCTAAATAATTCTTTAAGATTCAAGAATACGAGTTCTGTTTTTGTATATGCTGGTGCAGGTAGTTTTGATACTTATCAGGCTAGCGCAAATGCTCAGGTTTCTAGCGACAAAACAGCTCTGAATATCTCTTTATCCGGTATACGATCAGAGAATGATTATGATTATCCAGTGGATAATTTTAAAAATGAAAATGGAGATTATGATAATATCGCTTTGAATGCCTCCATAGGGCACTGGCTTGCAGAAGACCACTTACTGAAACTCTATTCTAATTTATATCAGGGAAATCGCGGTTTTTCTGGTACTGTATTCATAGATTCAAATAGTAAATATGAAGATAGAAACTTTCGGAATTTACTGGAGTACAAGGCTTTCTTCGGAAAATTCACCAGTAGCCTTAAGTTTGCGTTGTTAAAAGAGGAGTTCAAATATTATGAGAATAGAAATTCACTAGATCATTCCTTTGGTTCAGCTGAAACAGGAATTATAAAATATGATCTGAAGTATGAAATTTTTGAAGATGCTTTTCTGAATTTGATTGCAGACTATACTGAAATCGATGCTGAAGGCTCAGGGATTGTAGACCAGAAACGAGAAACTTCAGGAGTTGCACTACTTTACAATCAATCCTTGAGAGATTTTCAATATGATATAAGTCTTCGTATCGAAGAAACTTCAGATTTTGAATCACCTATATTATTCTCTGTAGGATCTAAATATCAACTAACCGAGAATTACCTGCTAAGATTCAACTTTTCAAAGAATTATCGCATTCCAACCTTGAATGATCTATTCTGGTTACAAGGTGGAAACGAGGATCTGAAACCAGAAAATTCAGTGCAATCTGAAATTGGAGTGGATTTCAGAAAGAAAAAGCTAGAACTCAATGCGACCGTTTTCTATATAGACCTTGAAAATCTTATACGCTGGATACCTAATGAGACTGGAGTCTGGCAACCTGTTAATACAGAATCTGCTTACAATTACGGTCTGGAACTTTTTGCAACCTGGCAGAAAGATTTTAAATCCTCAAACTTAAAGCTTACAGGAAATTACGCCTATACTAGATCTATAGATAGATCTAATGGAAATCAGTTAATCTATACTCCTTATCATAAAGCGACTGCGCAAGCTTCGTACACATTCTCAAATTGGAATCTATTTACTCGGGGATTATACAATGGGAAGATTTTCACTTCAGCCGATAATAATTATGAGCTCGATTCTTACATCATAGCTGATCTTGGAATTTCCCGGCAGTTGAGAACCAAACCTGCAATTCGAATAGGTGCTGATGTCAATAACCTTTTTAATAAAGACTACCAAAGTCTTCCAGGCAGATATATGCCAGGGAGATCATTTAAAACTTTTCTAACTATTAAATTTTAA
- a CDS encoding ABC transporter substrate-binding protein, whose protein sequence is MKQLTFIIIFIAFISCKDNSSRQEPGNQQGETISMKYAQEFSIKSYETYKILEVTTPWPGAKEPFKYLLHSANSTIPDSIDFDEKLEIPVKNIVVTSTTHIPALEALGLEDKLSGFPGTRYISSEKTRKLIDSGEVHELGQNENINTEILIDLSPDVVVGFAIDASNKSLETIKNIGIPVIYNGDWTEKTPLGKAEWIKFFGVLFDKNKEAEKIFDDIETSYLEAKELASLSKDKPVIIAGSMYNDKWYIPYGNSWQAQFIDDANGNYLYSDTKGEGSLALSFESVLEKAGDADIWISSGQFESYAQLAENSVHYDKFKVVQDKEVYTVSLSKGATGGVLFYELGPQRPDLILKDLITIFHPDLLQDHENVFFKPLN, encoded by the coding sequence GTGAAGCAATTAACATTCATTATCATTTTTATAGCATTCATTTCCTGTAAGGATAATTCATCCCGGCAGGAACCTGGAAACCAGCAAGGTGAAACTATCTCCATGAAATATGCCCAGGAATTTAGCATTAAATCCTATGAAACTTATAAAATTCTGGAAGTTACAACTCCATGGCCTGGAGCTAAAGAACCTTTTAAATATCTACTCCACTCTGCTAATTCCACGATTCCCGATAGTATTGACTTTGATGAAAAACTGGAGATTCCTGTAAAAAATATTGTGGTAACCTCTACGACCCATATTCCTGCCCTCGAAGCGCTAGGTCTGGAAGATAAATTAAGCGGGTTTCCCGGAACTCGTTATATATCTTCAGAAAAAACAAGAAAACTAATCGATTCAGGCGAAGTACACGAACTTGGTCAAAATGAGAACATTAATACAGAGATTCTTATTGATCTATCACCAGATGTGGTTGTTGGATTCGCAATCGATGCTTCTAATAAAAGTCTTGAAACAATTAAAAATATCGGAATTCCCGTAATTTATAACGGAGACTGGACAGAAAAAACACCACTAGGTAAAGCTGAATGGATCAAATTTTTTGGCGTGCTGTTTGACAAAAATAAGGAAGCAGAAAAAATATTCGATGATATAGAAACTTCCTACCTCGAGGCTAAAGAATTAGCTTCCTTATCTAAAGATAAACCAGTGATCATAGCCGGTTCCATGTATAATGATAAGTGGTACATTCCTTATGGAAATAGCTGGCAGGCGCAATTTATTGACGATGCAAATGGCAATTATCTATATTCTGATACTAAAGGAGAAGGCAGTCTGGCGCTTTCTTTCGAAAGTGTACTGGAAAAAGCTGGTGACGCAGATATCTGGATAAGTTCCGGACAGTTTGAGAGTTATGCTCAACTTGCTGAGAACTCGGTTCACTACGATAAATTTAAGGTAGTACAGGATAAAGAGGTTTATACCGTGAGCTTATCAAAAGGCGCAACTGGCGGAGTTCTTTTCTATGAACTTGGTCCACAACGGCCTGATCTCATTCTAAAGGACCTGATCACAATTTTTCATCCTGATCTTCTTCAGGATCACGAAAATGTATTTTTCAAACCCCTCAACTAA
- a CDS encoding iron ABC transporter permease, whose product MWSRKKYSLTIVLLGVALLFCLLLNISLGSVSIPFSEVIASLTGLAVEKETWRYIIVEFRLPKALTAIITGSGLAVSGLLMQTLFRNPLAGPYVLGLSSGASLGVAIVFMGSALFGAGFAAILLSKWSLVIASSLGSLLVLLAVIVASLRLRDTMAILIIGLMFASFTAAIVSVLAYFSPAADLQQYIFWSYGSLGNLSWEEVSILAIFWTAGILITLASIKNLNSLLLGEQYAKSMGTNIKRNRFLVILATSLLAGSITAFAGPIAFIGLAVPHLIRQIIPSANHIILFPAIIFGGAILMLLCDIVSQLPGSEFSLPINAITSLIGAPVVIWLLIRKRRFNF is encoded by the coding sequence ATGTGGAGCAGGAAAAAGTATAGTTTAACCATCGTCTTACTGGGAGTTGCGCTACTGTTCTGCCTGCTACTGAATATTAGTCTGGGATCGGTTAGCATACCCTTTTCTGAAGTAATTGCCTCTCTTACTGGTCTTGCGGTAGAAAAAGAAACCTGGAGATATATTATTGTGGAATTCAGATTACCGAAGGCGTTAACAGCGATCATCACAGGATCTGGACTGGCAGTTAGTGGTTTGCTTATGCAAACATTATTCAGGAATCCGCTAGCCGGACCATATGTTCTGGGTTTAAGCAGTGGTGCCAGCCTGGGAGTTGCCATCGTATTTATGGGATCTGCACTATTTGGTGCCGGTTTTGCCGCTATATTATTATCAAAATGGAGTCTCGTCATAGCTTCGAGTTTAGGTAGCTTACTTGTGCTACTAGCTGTTATCGTCGCATCACTGCGACTGAGAGACACTATGGCGATATTGATCATTGGCCTTATGTTTGCCAGTTTTACTGCTGCGATTGTTAGCGTTCTGGCCTACTTTAGTCCAGCTGCAGATCTACAGCAATATATATTCTGGTCCTACGGAAGTCTGGGAAACCTAAGTTGGGAAGAAGTAAGTATCCTGGCCATTTTCTGGACCGCAGGCATTCTGATAACTCTGGCTTCCATTAAAAATCTCAATTCCTTACTTCTTGGTGAACAGTACGCAAAAAGTATGGGGACTAATATTAAAAGAAACAGATTCCTGGTAATTTTGGCGACCAGCCTGCTCGCTGGCAGCATTACCGCATTCGCTGGTCCAATTGCATTCATAGGGCTGGCGGTACCGCATTTAATAAGACAGATCATCCCTTCTGCTAACCATATTATTTTGTTCCCGGCGATAATTTTTGGTGGAGCTATCTTAATGTTATTGTGTGATATTGTTTCTCAGTTACCCGGTAGTGAATTTAGTTTACCAATAAATGCCATCACTTCGCTTATTGGAGCACCCGTTGTTATTTGGCTTCTAATAAGAAAACGTAGATTTAATTTCTAA